Within the Sporichthyaceae bacterium genome, the region CGCCAGATCTGCCGCCCACACCTCCCGATCGCTCAATGTGCCGGCGAAGGCCTGGAACACCGTCGTCATCCCGACGTGCATGGGTACTGCCCTCCTCGGCCACATCCGGACCTGCCGCCCGCGACGGAACCCCGGATTGGGTATCCATCCTCACGCCGCCGGTCCGGTCCGCGGAGTCTGCCCCCTTGGTGCCGCTGTTTTGCCCGCGATGCCTAGGTCCGCCTGCACTGGCCCCGGCGATCAGGCCGCGAGGGCCCGCATCGCCGTGCGGCGCACCGGGGGAGCGACCGCATCACCCGTGGGCAGAATCGCCCCGCCGTCCTCGAAGAGGATCAGGCCATTGCACAGCAGTGCCCAGCCCTGCTCGGGGTGAGAAGCGCAGCGGTGCGCCGCGTTCTGCTCTGCGGTGCCAACACTCGGGCATCGGGGTTCGTGATCGCACATGTCCATCGCCTCATTGCGTGGATTCTTCCGGGACTTCGCTATCTCCAGCAGACGCCGATCGCGGCCGAAGCGCAGGAGTAGGTCCCTACCTTCTTCCCGGCTCGCTCCTACCCGCGCTTCCGGTCGGGTAGCTCGGCCTCAGCTCCGACGCAGATCGAAAAGTGCCCCATCGACGCCGAAAAGTTCCGTCCGCCAAGCACCGATCAACTCGGTGTCGTCACATTCGTCGGGGTGGAAGCCCCTGCGGTGATAGCTCGACAGCCGCCGCAGGGCGTCAACGGAGATGAACGGCGAGCGCCGCAATGCCCAGAGGTTCCGTGCCAGGCGGCCGGGGTGCCGTCGGACGGAGGGATCCCGGGCAAGCGACACCAGGGTCCAGATGCCCGTCTCGAGCACGAAGTTCACGTGGACGAGCCACATCGCAGTGACCCGCATCCGTTCGGTGCCCTCGAGCGCCCGGTAGACGTCGAAGGCGACCGCCTTGTGCTCCAGCTCTTCGAGTGCGTGCCAGACCATGAGATAACGGACGGCCCGGTGTCCGAGGGCGGCTCGAGCCTCGGCGTCGGCGAGCACCGTCCGGGCGAGCGTCGCGGTGTAGTGCTCGAGCGCGGCCACGATGGCCACATTCATTGTCTCGCTCAGGAACCGCTCTCGGAGCCGGGTCAGCCCACGGATGTAGGTGTCGATCGGGCGCGTCGGGTATCCCAGCGTCGCCAGGTGTTCGTTGAAGGCTCGGTGCTCAAGGCCGTGCATCGACTCTTGCCCGATGAAACCGTCGACCGCCTCCTGGAGGCGGGATTCGGTGATCCGGGAGCGCACGGACCGTACGGACCGGATGAAATAGGCCTCTCCCTCGGGGAACACCGACGACTGCACCGCGAACAGGTGACTGATCAGGACGTCGCCATCGCCGGCGTAGTGCCTCGGCACGTCCGAGAACCATTCGTCGAACTCCATCGACCGTGTCGGCACGGCGGTGCCGTCGGCCTGAGGCGAACCCATGTGATAGCGATGCCCGCCGGTACCCGACACAAACAGGCTCCCCGGTTCGAGCAGGCCCACTGCAGCGAGCACGAAGGCGCCGGTACACAGGGAAACCATCCGGGCACCGGCCCGGCCCGCGTCGCCCCGGCGTGCCACGCCGAGCTTGAGGCAAATGCTCGCGCGGGTTCGCCACCGCGATCCTTACACCGGCGGCAGGCCCTCGCGGCGCGGGAACACCCGACTGGCCCGGATGTCCGGAGCCGTCAGGGTCATCAGGTCCCCGCGCGAGATCGCCGTGTCCAGGGAAACCAGCCGATGCGCCTGGCGTAGCCGGGCCCGCTCCAGGGCGTTGCGCACGCTGCGCGCCTGCGCGAACCGGGGCTGGGTCATCCGCAACTGCAGGTACTCCGCGAACGTCGCCCGGGCTTCGTCGTCGAAGGCGTACTGATCACGGGACAACATCAACTCGGCGATCTCGGCCAACTCCGCCGGGGAGTAGTCGGCGAACTCGACGTGATGAGCGACGCGTGAGCTCAACCCCGGATTCGAGGCGAAGAAGGTCTCCATGCGATCCGGGTAACCGGCGAAGATCACCGCCATGGCTCCGCGCGCCGCCTCCATCTCCTGCAACAGAATCTCGATCGCCTCCTGCCCGTAATCGCGTTCGTTGTCCGGCCGGTACAGGTAGTACGCCTCGTCGATGAACAGCACCCCGCCCGCGGCGCGGGCAATCGCCTCCTTGGTCTTCGGTGCGGTGTGCCCGATGAACTGGCCCACCAGGTCCTCCCGGGTGACGGCATGCACCCGCGGCACGCGGAGATAGCCCAGGGCGTGCAGGATCTCCGCCATCCGCAACGCCACCGTCGTCTTACCCGTGCCGGGCGCACCGGTGAAGCTCATGTGCAGCGAGGGAAGCCCGGCGGCCAGACCGAATCGGGTCCGGGCGCGGCCCACGGTGAGCTGCGCGGCGATCTCCCGGATGCGTTGTTTGACCGCGGCCAGCCCGACCAACTCGGCGTCCAGCGTCGCGAGGACGTCGTCGACCCGGGTGCGGGCCGGGTCCGCGCGCAGGTCGATCAGGTCCTCGGCGGTGAGCGCTGTCGGCTCCACGGCCTCGTCGCCGGCGGCGGGCGGGGTCGATCCGGGCCGCTGCATGTCGAAGCCCACGCCTCAGCCCTCGCCGTACCGGGCTCCACCGGGGCGCTCCGTGGCATAGGAGTGCACGCCGTAGCGCTGCACCCGGCCGTGCACCTCGACGCGGTCGAGGCGAAAGCCGGGCTCCTCCGCGGGGCGTTGCACCAGGAAGCTCAGCGCCGTGGTTTGCCGTCCCAGGCTCGGGTCGTAGGCCATGACGCGGACGTAGTGCTGCGGGAACGCCGCCCGACAGGCCTCGATCTCCCGCAGCACCCCGTCCGGCTGATCGAGATCGAACAGGGGGAGGCCCCACATGTCCCAGTACACGTTGCGTGGGTGCGGATCGTCGGTGTACTCGACGGACAGCGGCCAACCCCGATCCAGCGCGTAGCGAATCTGCTCGGCGATCTCCACCTCCTGCAGCGCAGGCAGGTAGGAGAACGTTCCGTGGCGCAGGTACATGACTCTCCTAGGCGGTCGCGACGGCGAGAACGTCGGGGGCGTCGGTGGAGGCGTAGTCGAACGTGACGTCGCCCCAGGTGGTCAGCGCGGCGTCCAGCGCCGGACAGTGCCGCGCGGCCGCGCGCAGCAAGTCCGGCCCCTCACGCAGCAGATCGGCGCCGCGGTTGCGGGCCTGCACCATCGCCTCCAGCGCCACCCGGTTGGCCTCCGCGCCCGCGGCAATGCCCATCGGATGGCCGATCGTGCCACCGCCGAACTGCAACACCACGTCCTCGCCGAGGTAGTCCAGCAGTTGATGCATCTGGCCGGCGTGGATGCCGCCCGAGGCCACCGGCAGCACGCCCGGCATGCTCGCCCAGTCCTGCTCGACGTAGATGCCGTGGCCGGGATTCAACGGGATGTGGTCGCGGCGCAGGGTGTCGTAGAACCCGCGAGTGGTGTCCAGGTCGCCCTCGAGCTTGCCCACCACGGTGCCGGCGTGAACGTGGTCCACCCCGATCAGCCGGCACCACTTGGCGATCACCCTGAAGCTGACGCCGTGGGTCTTCTGTCGGGTGTAGGTGGAGTGGCCGGCCCGGTGCAGATGCAGCAGCACGGAGTTGCGCCGGGCCCAGCGGGCCATCGACTGCATCGCCGAGTAACCAACCGTCAGATCCATCATCACCACGACGCTGCCGAGCTCCTTGGCGAACTCCGCGCGCTCATACATTCCCTCGACGGTGGCCGCGGTGATGTTCAGGTAGTGGCCCTTGATCTCACCGGTCTCGGCAACGGCGCGGTTCACCCCCTCCATGCAGTACAGGAAGCGATCCCGCCAGCGCATGAACGGCTGCGAGTTGATGTTCTCGTCGTCCTTGGTGAAGTCCAGTCCGCCCCGGCACGCTTCGTACACCACGCGTCCGTAGTTGCGTGCGGACAGACCCAGCTTCGGTTTGACCGTCGCGCCGAGCAGGGGCCGGCCGTACTTGTTGAGCAGTTCTCGTTCCATGACGATGCCGTGTGCCGGCCCCTGGAATGTCTTCACATACGCGACCGGGATGCGCATGTCCTCCAGGCGCAGGGCTTTGAGCGGTTTGAACCCGAAGACGTTGCCGATGATGGAGGAGGTGAGGTTGGCGATCGAGCCCTCCTCGAACAGATCGAGGTCGTAAGCCACGTACGCCAGGTATTCCCCCTCGCGGCCCGCCACAGGTTCCACGCGATAGGCCTTTGCCTGGTAATGCGTGTTGGCGGTGAGGCGGTCGGTCCAGACCACGGTCCAGGTCGCGGTGGAGGATTCCCCGGCCACCGCCGCGGCTGCCTCGTGCGGCGCGACACCCGGCTGCGGGGTGATGCGGAACACCGCCAGCACATCGGTCGGCTTCGGTATGTAATCCGGTTGGTAGTACCCCATCGCGGCATAGCTGTGCACGCCCGGATCCCACCGCTCCCGCTCACCGTTCCGCGTGTCGGCCACGGCACCTCCTCGGTTGTCGACCTGAACCCATCCTGGGTCGGGAATCCTGCGCCGTCTATCAAGTGTTTTCGGCAAAGCATGAGCAATAGCTCATGTATTGTGGTCGCCCGTGACGCCCGCCCGGTTGCGCACCTTCCTGGCCGTGGTCGATGCCGGCTCGGCGCGGTCGGCGGCCGCACAGTTGCATGTGACGGAGTCGGCGGTCTCCGCGTCGTTGGCCGCGTTGACCAAGGACCTGGGCGTCGCCCTCGTCGAACGGGAGGGGCGCGGGCTGCGGGTGACGCCCGCGGGCCTGGTGTTCGCGGGCTATGCGCGGCGCATCCTGGGCTTGATCTCCGAAGCGGTCGAATCGACCCGTCAGGACGTCGACCCCGAGCGGGGAGGTTTGCGGTTGGCCGCAGTGACCACCGCGGGCGAGTACCTGCTGCCACCCCTGCTCGCCGGGTTCCGGCGGGCACATCCCACCGTTCGTCTGTCGGTGGAGATCGGCGCGCGGGACCACGTGCTGCGCCGGATCGCGGAGCACGCGGTGGACGTGGTCATCGGTGGACGTCCACCGACCGGCAGTGGGTTGCGCACCTGGGCCTGGCGTCCCAATGCGTTGGTGGTGGTCGGCGCGGAACGCACCACCGGTCTCGGCACCGCCACCTGGTTGTTGCGTGAACCCG harbors:
- a CDS encoding metal-dependent hydrolase; this encodes MARRGDAGRAGARMVSLCTGAFVLAAVGLLEPGSLFVSGTGGHRYHMGSPQADGTAVPTRSMEFDEWFSDVPRHYAGDGDVLISHLFAVQSSVFPEGEAYFIRSVRSVRSRITESRLQEAVDGFIGQESMHGLEHRAFNEHLATLGYPTRPIDTYIRGLTRLRERFLSETMNVAIVAALEHYTATLARTVLADAEARAALGHRAVRYLMVWHALEELEHKAVAFDVYRALEGTERMRVTAMWLVHVNFVLETGIWTLVSLARDPSVRRHPGRLARNLWALRRSPFISVDALRRLSSYHRRGFHPDECDDTELIGAWRTELFGVDGALFDLRRS
- a CDS encoding AAA family ATPase, which codes for MGFDMQRPGSTPPAAGDEAVEPTALTAEDLIDLRADPARTRVDDVLATLDAELVGLAAVKQRIREIAAQLTVGRARTRFGLAAGLPSLHMSFTGAPGTGKTTVALRMAEILHALGYLRVPRVHAVTREDLVGQFIGHTAPKTKEAIARAAGGVLFIDEAYYLYRPDNERDYGQEAIEILLQEMEAARGAMAVIFAGYPDRMETFFASNPGLSSRVAHHVEFADYSPAELAEIAELMLSRDQYAFDDEARATFAEYLQLRMTQPRFAQARSVRNALERARLRQAHRLVSLDTAISRGDLMTLTAPDIRASRVFPRREGLPPV
- a CDS encoding ribulose bisphosphate carboxylase small subunit produces the protein MYLRHGTFSYLPALQEVEIAEQIRYALDRGWPLSVEYTDDPHPRNVYWDMWGLPLFDLDQPDGVLREIEACRAAFPQHYVRVMAYDPSLGRQTTALSFLVQRPAEEPGFRLDRVEVHGRVQRYGVHSYATERPGGARYGEG
- a CDS encoding ribulose-bisphosphate carboxylase large subunit; this encodes MADTRNGERERWDPGVHSYAAMGYYQPDYIPKPTDVLAVFRITPQPGVAPHEAAAAVAGESSTATWTVVWTDRLTANTHYQAKAYRVEPVAGREGEYLAYVAYDLDLFEEGSIANLTSSIIGNVFGFKPLKALRLEDMRIPVAYVKTFQGPAHGIVMERELLNKYGRPLLGATVKPKLGLSARNYGRVVYEACRGGLDFTKDDENINSQPFMRWRDRFLYCMEGVNRAVAETGEIKGHYLNITAATVEGMYERAEFAKELGSVVVMMDLTVGYSAMQSMARWARRNSVLLHLHRAGHSTYTRQKTHGVSFRVIAKWCRLIGVDHVHAGTVVGKLEGDLDTTRGFYDTLRRDHIPLNPGHGIYVEQDWASMPGVLPVASGGIHAGQMHQLLDYLGEDVVLQFGGGTIGHPMGIAAGAEANRVALEAMVQARNRGADLLREGPDLLRAAARHCPALDAALTTWGDVTFDYASTDAPDVLAVATA
- a CDS encoding LysR substrate-binding domain-containing protein, giving the protein MTPARLRTFLAVVDAGSARSAAAQLHVTESAVSASLAALTKDLGVALVEREGRGLRVTPAGLVFAGYARRILGLISEAVESTRQDVDPERGGLRLAAVTTAGEYLLPPLLAGFRRAHPTVRLSVEIGARDHVLRRIAEHAVDVVIGGRPPTGSGLRTWAWRPNALVVVGAERTTGLGTATWLLREPGSGTRDAALTWLQSRGLQPPTLTLGSHGAVVASAVQGLGVTLVSADAVAHLLEDGRLVTISAPGTPLTRPWHVVARPLPNPTTRLFLTHVCDPTVAGAVAFRAGRPHPVKRVAVHPADRPRG